Part of the Acidimicrobiales bacterium genome, CGCGTCATCATCCGCTTCGCCGGCGACTCCGGCGACGGCATGCAGCTGACCGGCGACCGCTTCACCAGCGCCAGCGCGCTCTTCGGCAACGACCTGGCCACGCTGCCGGTGTTCCCCGCCGAGATCCGGGCACCTGCGGGCACCCTCGCGGGCGTCTCTGCGTTCCAGGTACACATCTCCGATCACCCCATCACCACCCCGGGTGACGCCCCGAGCGTGCTCATCGCCATGAACCCGGCGGCCCTGCGCAGCGAGCTGCACACGCTCGAGCCCGGTGGCGTCATCATCGTCAACACCGACGCCTTCGAGGCCCGCAACCTGGCCAAGGCCGGCTACGACGTCAGCCCCCTAGACGACGACAGCCTCAAGGGCTACACCGTCTACGAGGTCCCGATGACGAGCCTCACCAAGCAGGCCTGCGCCGACCTCGACGTGAAGCCGAGAGACGCCGAGCGCTCGAAGAACTTCTTCGCCCTCGGGGTCATCTCGTGGATGTACACGCGGCCCATGGAGCCCACGCTCGAGTGGATCGGCGCCAAGTTCGCGGGCAAGCCCAACGTCGCCGCGGCCAACACCGCCGCCTTCAAGGCCGGGCACGCGTTCGGTGAGACCGCGGAGCTCTTCGAGAGCACCTACCAGGTGAAGCCCGCCTCCCTCGATCCCGGCACCTACACGAGCATCACGGGCAACACCGCCCTGGCGTGGGGCCTCGTGGCCGCCAGCCGCCAGGCCGAGCTGCCCCTGTTCCTCGGCTCGTACCCCATCACCCCGGCCTCGGACATCCTCCACGAGCTGTCCAAGCACAAGAACTTCGGTGTGCGCACCCTGCAGGCCGAGGACGAGATCGCCGGCATCGGCTCGGCACTCGGCGCCGCGTTCGGGGGCCACCTCGCGGTCACCACCACCAGCGGCCCGGGCGTGGCCCTCAAGTCCGAGACCATGGGCCTGGCGGTCAGCCTCGAGCTCCCGTTGCTCATCATCAACATCCAGCGCGGGGGGCCCTCCACCGGCCTGCCCACCAAGACCGAGGCCGCCGACCTGCTCATGGCCATGTTCGGGCGCCACGGCGAGTCACCCATACCGATCGTCGCGTCCAAGAGCCCGGCCGACTGCTTCGACGTCGCCATCGAGGCGGCCCGCCTCGCCCTGAAGTACCGCACCCCGGTGATGGTGCTGTCCGACGGCTACCTGGCCAACAGCTCCGAGCCGTGGCGCCTGCCCGACGTGGAGTCCCTGCCCGACCTGCGCACGACGTTCGCCACCGAGCCCAACCACGTCGACGACGAAGGCAATCCCGAGTTCTGGCCCTACCTGCGCGACCCCGACACCCTGGCCCGCGCCTGGGCCATCCCGGGCACCCCGGGGCTGATGCACCGCATCGGTGGCATCGAGAAGCAGGACGGCACCGGCAACATCTCCTACGACCCCGCCAACCACGAGCGCATGGTCGAGCTGCGGGCGGCCAAGGTCGCCGGCATCGCCAACGACATTCCCGACCTCGTGGTCGAGGGTGACGTGGACGACGCCGAGCTGCTGGTGCTCGGCTGGGGCTCCACCTGGGGGGCCATCGACGGCGCCGTCAACCGCGCCCGCAACGGTGGGCTCAAGGTGGCCAGTGCCCACCTCACCCACCTCAACCCCTTCCCGTCCAACCTGGGCGACGTGGTCAAGCGCTACCCGCGGGTGATCATCCCCGAGATGAACCTCGGGCAGCTGTCGCTCCTGATCCGCGGCCAGTTCCTCGTCGACGCCAAGTCGATCAGCAAGGTACGGGGTGAGCCCTTCACCGCCGGCGAGCTGGAGCAGGCCATCCGCGAGGAGATCGCCCGATGAGCCCGAGGGACGAGGGCGTGGCCCGAGCGGCCCGTGAACGTAGTGAACAGGAGCGGGCAGTATGAGCAACGTCGAGATCACCACCAAGAAGGACTGGTCCAGCGACCAGGAGGTCCGCTGGTGCCCAGGGTGTGGGGACTACTCCATCCTCACCGCGGTGCAGATGCTCATGCCCGACCTCGGCGTCGCCCGGGAGAACACGGTGTTCGTGTCCGGCATCGGCTGTGCGGCGCGCTTCCCGTACTACATGAACACCTACGGGATGCACTCGATCCACGGCCGGGCGCCCGCCATCGCCACGGGTCTCGCCATGGCCCGCCCCGACCTCGACGTGTGGGTCATCGGCGGCGACGGGGACAACCTCTCCATCGGCGGCAACCACCTCATCCACGCCCTGCGCCGCAACGTGAACATCACCATTCTGATGTTCAACAACCAGATCTACGGTCTGACCAAGGGCCAGTACTCGCCCACCAGCGAGATCGGCAAGGTCACCAAGTCGACCCCGTTCGGGTCGCTGGACACGCCGTTCAACCCCATCAGCGTGGCCCTCGGGGCCGAGGCCACCTTCGTGGCCCGCACCCACGACATGGACCGGGCCCACATGATCGAGACGTTCCGCCGGGCTCACGACCACAAGGGCGCGGCGTTCGTGGAGATCTACCAGAACTGCAACGTCTTCAATGACGGCGCCTTCGAGGACATCACCAAGAAGGACAACCGGGAGTCGATGCTCATCCCGCTGGTGCACGGCGAGCCCATCCGCTTCGGCCCCGACGGGTCGCTCGGCGTGGTGCTCAGCTCGCAGGGCAAGGCCTCGATCGCCGAGGTGGCCGACGTGGGCGAGGACGCCATCCTCGTGCATGACGAGTCACGCGACCACCCCGACCTCGCCTTCACCCTGTCCCGCCTGGCCCGGGGGCCGCACGAGCCCACGCCCATCGGCGTCTTCCGCGCCGTCGAGCACCCGGAGTACGGCTCGGCCGTGTCCGAGCAGCTGGCGGCGGCGCAGGCGGCGAAGGGCCCCGGCGACCTCGCCGCCCTCCTCCGCAGCGGCGCCACCTGGGACGTGGCGTAACACCGCGGGCGATCGCCACGCACGGCAGCTTCTGCCCGGTGGCGTTCAGGGGATCTCGACGGCGCCGGCCTCGCAGTGGTCGCCCTGGGGGCGAGGCTCGCCTCGCTGATCGGTGGCCGTGGAGCACTTGTCGATCGGGATGATGCTGAGCCAGTCGTTCGACGGCCGCTGCGTGAGGGTGGGTCCGCCGTTGTCGGTCAGGGCGGCCAGGCCGAGATCGGGGAGGCCGACCTCGTCTCCGGGCCCCGGCCCGACGCCACAGGCGGTTCCGTCCTCCTGCGCCACGTTGTAGCCGAGCGAGACCACCGAGCCGGCCACGGCGCAGGCGGACCCGCCGACCCCCTGCCCGATCACCGAGTGCTCGATCTCCACGGGACCGGCCGCATGCAGGTTCGCGGCGGAGGGCCCCTGGTTGTCGGTGATCGTGGCGTGGCGGAGCGTCGTGGTGCCGAGACTCGACACTCCCGCCCCCTCCCCAGAGTCGACGAGATTCCCCGTGATGGTGCTGTTGGTCACCTGAAGGCTCGTCTCGGAGCGGATGCCGGCCACCTCTCCTGCATCGAGTGCCTGGTTGCCCGACACGGTGGAGTCGACCAACGTGACGGCGCGGCCGAGGATCGCGGCGCCGTAGGCACGGCTACTCGACCCCGGCGGGTAGGTCCACGGGTTCAACACGTTGTCGGCAATCGTCGACCGCTCGACGGTGATCGTCTCGCCCTCGATGCCTGCGCCACCCCCTCCAGCGACACCGCAGGTGTTCGGATCAGCCCGGTTGCCCCGAACGATCGCGTCGGAGAGGTGCACCGTCGTGGCTGAGATCCCGCCTCCGCTGCCGCGCGGGGCGTAGTTGTCCGAGATGACGGACCCCCCGGTGACCGTCACGTCGTCCGCCTTGAGCCCGCCGCCTCCCCAGCCGAAGCAGCTGGCCCCGCCCGACTGGTTGCCCTCCACCACGCTCCCGTTCTCCACGGTGATGGCGTCGCGAGCCCCCACGCCACCCGCGTATCCGCCCAGGTTGTCGTGCACCCAGGTGTCACTTAGGGTGACCGAGCGCCCGTACACGCCGCCTCCCTCGCCCCCTTCGTTTCGGCCGATCTCCGAGCTGATGAGGTTCACCGCGCCGGATGACGACAGCGCGCCACCTTCGACCCACGGGCCATTGCCGTCGTTGAATCGGAACGCGACGTTGTCGGTGAGCGTCACCTTGGTGGCCGTCACGTCCCCCTCCGCAAGGACGGCAGCGCCCGAGAGCAAGCCGCGTTGCTCATAGTTGTCGAGGCGGCCGCCGCGTATGGTCACGGCCCGTAGCTCCAGCAGACCGGTGCCGACGTGGTGCAGGATGCGCGTCGGGCACCTCGTTCCGCCGACGATGGTCGCGCCGCGACCACGCAGGGTCAGCCCACCGGTCCGGTCCCGATGGTCGAGGTCGCCGTCGCGGTTCGAGTTGGCGTTGTTCGGGTTGGTGTCGCAACGGGTGAGCCGATAGGTAGCGGCCCTGGCGAGGACGATGACGTCGTCACCCCTGTTGGCGTTGGCCAGATCGATGGCCTCGCGGAGCGACAGGACGCCGTCGGCGCTGCTCACCACGTCGGCCGTGGTGGTCACCACGATGGCGGCGTTCGCGGCCGATGTCGGGCGCGCCGGGGTCAGCACCGACATGGCCAGGAAGCCGACCAGCGCCGCAGCGCGCGTCCCTCGTGAGCCCACCTTGAGTCCATTGTCGCGCTGGGCTCGCCCGCCCACCGGATCTGCGGGGCCGCGTCAGTCGAGAGAGCGGAAGACCATGCCGGTGCGGGGCTTGGGGTGAAAGAAGGTCGTCTTGGGGGGCATGCGCTCGCCGCCGTGGGCGATCTGGGTGATCTGCTCGACCGTGGCGGGCCGCAGCAGGACGCCGGCGCTGGCTTGGCCCGACTCGACCGCGGCCACCACGTTGCCCACGCCGTGCTGGTAGCTGAGCTCGTGGGCGGGGAGCCCGGCGAGGGCGACGTCGAGTCGGCTGGAGTCCAGGTCGCGGGCGCCTTCCATGGCCTCGGGGCGTGGGCGCAGCAGCCAGCGGCCCTCGGCGGTCACCAGGCAGAGCGCCCCGGCGTCGACCATCTGTGCGGGCAGGGTGGCGTCGTCGCCGGCGCCGGCCTCGAACACGTCGAACCACGGTGACAGCGCCGCCGGGAGGTCGAGGTCGTCGGGCAGGGCGGCCAGGAGTCGGTGGATGGGCAGCACCGTGAGTTGCTCGTCGGCGAGCTCGACCACGTAGGCCAGGGTGGCGTCGTAGTTCCCGCCCGGCCCGTCGGTCTCCCGGCGCTCCTCGCGGTAGGCGAGCGACGTCTCGAAGCGGTGGTGGCCGTCGGCGATCAGCACCGGAGCCGAGCTCACGGCCTCGGAGATGGCCTGGAGGACGCCGGGCTGGCGCACCTGCCAGAGGCGGTGGTGCACCCCGTCGTCGTCGGTCCAGGCCCAGTCGGGCGGCGCGGTCTGCTCGCACAGGGCGGTGAGGCCCGAGACGGGCGAGAGCCCCCAGATGGGGGAGAGGTTGGCGTGGGTGGCGCGGAGCAGGTCGAGGCGGTCGCTCTTGGCCTTCGGGGTGGTGTGCTCGTGGGGGAGGATGCCGCCCTCGCCGGGGCGGCTGAGGGTGAGGGCGCCGATGACGCCCATGGTCTGGTGCGGGTGCCCGGACTCGTCGAAGAAACCCATGGCGTAGACGTACATGCTGGGCTCGTCGTCGATGACGAGCACCCCCTCGTCGAGCCACTCCTGCCACAGACGCGACGCCAGCTCGTAGGCGTCGACGCCGTCCTCGGGGCGGGGAAGGTCGATGCGCACGGCGTTGTGGGGGTCACGGGCGAGGAACGAGGCCCGGTCGTCCTCGCTCAACACGTCGTAGGGCGGGGCGGTGACGGCGTCGGGGCCGAAGCGGTCGGGGTCGTAGCGCACGCCGAGGAAGGGGGCGAAGGCGGGGCCGGCGGTCGGGGCGTCGGGGGCGTCAGGGGCCGAGGTGGGGGGCACGTCCCTCTTGCTAGCAGACTGTGCCCCATGGCCTGGGTGCTCGACCTCGACGGTGTGGTGTGGCTGGACGACCAGCCCCTGCCGGGTGCCGCCGACGCCGTGGCCCGCCTCCGCTCGGCGGGCGAGCGGGTCGTCTTCGTCACCAACAACTCCTCGGTGCGGGTGGGGGACCAGGAGGCCAAGCTCGCCGGCCAGGGCATCGCGGCGCAGGGCGACGTGGTCACCTCCGCGATGGTGGCGGTCGGCCAGGTCGAGGCGGGGGAGCGGGTGTTCCTGTGCGCCGGACCCGGGGTCGAGGAGGCGGTGCTGGCCCGGGGTGCCGTTCCGGTGCGCGACGGCGACGCCGACGCGGTGATCGTCGGTTTCCACCGGGACTTCGACTACGACGAGATGGACCGGGCCTCCCGAGCGGTGCGCCGTGGCGCCCGGCTGATCGGCACCAACGACGACGCCACCTACCCGACCCCGGAGGGCCTGGTCCCCGGGAACGGGTCGATCCTCGCCGCGGTGGCCACCGCCTCGGGGGTGGTGCCGACGGTCACCGGCAAGCCCTATCCGCCCATGGCCGAGTACGTGCGGGCGCTCGTCGGCCCGGTCGGCGTCGCCGTCGGCGATCGCCCGGACACCGACGGTCGCTTCGCCCGGGCCCTCGGGTTCGAGTGGGTGCTCGTGCTGAGCGGGGTCACGCGTGGCGTCGACCTGCCCGTCGACCCGGTCCCGGATCTCGTTTTCGCCGATCTCGCCGCGGCGGTGGACGCCACCCTCGCCGCCGAACCGTCGGCTCCGGCGGGTCGGTGACGCCGCAGCAGGCGGGCGGCGGTCCGCAGCCGGCGGGGGCGATAGCCGTCGTCGCCGACACCTACCCCATGGTCGACGCGGCCCTTGCCGCCCCGCCATCGGCCACCATGGGGCGATGAGGATCCTCCGGGCGCGTCGCGCCGCTGCGCCGGTCGGGGTGGCCCTCGCCGTCCTCGCGCTGTTGGCCGCGGGATGCGCCGCCGACCTCCCCGAGGCCGACCCCGCCGACGACGGCGCGGACGCCCTCGTGTGGACGGGCGACGAGGTCGACCTCGACGGCGCCGACCTGGCCATCGGCTCGAAGGAGTCGCCCGAGCAGGAGCTCCTGGGCTGGTTGGCGGTCGAGGCCGCCCGGGCCGCCGGCGCCACCGTCCACCAGGAGATCGGGGCGGGCGGCACCGCGGTCGTCCGCCAGGCCCAGCTCAGTGGACTCATCGACGGCTACTGGGAGTACACCGGGACGGGCTGGACGCGCATCCTCCAACAGGGTGACCCGGCAGGGACCTCGACGGAGCTCTACGAGGCGGTGCGCGACCGTGACGCCGAGCGCAACCAGATCGACTGGTTGCCGCCGGCCCCGACGAACAGCGCGTACGCGATCGCCGCATCCCCCGAGACGGTCGACGAGCTCGGCATCCGCACCCTGGCCGACCTCGCCGAGGCCCTCGACGATGCCGACGAGACCGGGCCCAGCCTGTGCGTGGACGAGTCGACCGGGTTCGCCGACGACCCCGACGGCCTGCGCCAGTTCGAGCGGGCGTTCGACGTGCGGGTGACCCCGGGTGCCGAACTGCCCACCGACGAGCTCTACGAGCAGGTGGAGGCCGGGCTCTTCTGCACCTTCGGCCAGGTGCTCAACACCGACCCCCGCCTCGCTGCCGGGGACCTCCAGGTGCTGGAGGACGCCGGCACGTTCACCATCTACAACCCGTCGTTCACCATCCGCCAGGATGTGGCCGAGGACTACCCCGAAGTCGCCGACCTGATCGCCCAGCTCGCCCCGCGCCTCACCGACGAGGTGGTGCGCGACCTGCGGGCGCAGGTGGAGCTGGAAGGGGAGTCGCCGCGGACGGTGGTGCGGCAGTGGTTGCAGGACGAGGGGCTCGCCGAGGTCCCGACCGACGAGGGACAGGAGCAGGGCTGATGGAGATCGAGGTGGTCATCGAGATCCCCCAGGGGTCGCGCAACAAGTACGAGGCCAACCACGAGACGGGTGAGATCTGGCTCGACCGGCACCTGTTCACCGCCGCCCGCTACCCGGTCGACTACGGGTTCTTCCCCAGGACGCTGAGCGAGGACGGCGATCCGCTCGACGCGCTCGTGCTGCTCGACGAGTCGACGTTCCCTGGGTGCCACGTGCTGGCTCGCCCTCTCGGGGTGTTCTGGATGCGTGACGACGCCGGGCCCGATGCGAAGGTGCTCTGCGCCCCCGCCGGTGACCCCCGCTGGGACGCCATCGTCGACCTCGACGACCTGCGCCCCGAGCTCCTCGCCGAGATCTCGCAGTTCTTCGAGATCTACAAGGTGCTCGAGCCGAAGAAGTACGCCGAGGTGCGCGGTTGGGAGGGTCGTGCCGCCGCCGAGGCCGAGATCGCGGCGTCCCAGCGCCGCCACGAGGAGCACGCCGGCCACTGAGTGCCCGGGTGCTAACTGTTGCAAGCGCGTTGACCCCGGTCGTAGGCTGAACCCATGGCACAGACCGATTTCCTCCAGAAGTACGTCGATGGCCTCGTCGAGTTCACGCAGCTGACGCAGCGTCGGGCCGAGGCCATCGTCCGCGATGGTGTGAAGGCGGGCCAGATCCGCCAGGAGCAGGCCCAGGACAAGGTGCAGGAGCTGCTCGACGAGAACCGCAAGCGCAGCGAGAAGCTCGCCCGCAGGATCCGCGCCGAGGTGAAGGACCAGGTCAAGAGCCTGGGCCTGGCCACCAAGACCGAGCTGGGCCGCCTCGAGCGCCAGATCGAGAAGCTGACCAAGGACCTCGAGCGCCAGATCGACAAGATCACCAAGGACGCTCCTGCCGCCGAGAAGGCGCCGGCCGCGAAGAAGACCACGGCGAAGAAGACGGCGGCCAAGAAGGCACCGGCGAAGAAGGCCGCGGCCAAGAAGTCGACCGCCAAGAAGGCCTCGGCGAAGAAGTCGACCGCCAAGAAGGCCGCCGCCACCAAGAGCGCCTGAGGCCGGGCTCCCACGGCGCCCCGCCGCCGGCTCGACGCCGAGCTGGTTCGACGGGGCCTGGCACCGACGCGTCGCCAGGCCCAGGAGCACATCGCCGCCGGGCGGGTCACCGTGGCCGGTGCCCCGGCGGACAAGGCGGCGCGCCTCGTCGCCCCCGACGAGGCGCTCGCCGTCCTGGGCCCACCGCCGCGCTTCGTGGGGCGGGGCGGTGAGAAGGTCGACGCCGCCCTCGAACGGTTCCCCATCGACGTCGAGGGACGTGACGCACTCGATGCCGGGGCGTCGACCGGTGGCTTCACCGATGCCCTTCTGCAGCGCGGAGCCCGCCGCGTGGTGGCCGTCGACGTCGGCCACGGCCAGCTCGATACCCGCCTCCGCGACGACCCGCGGGTGGAGGTGCACGAGCGGACCAATGTCCGCGACCTGCGCGGTCCTGACGACGTGGGCGGGGCGGTCGACCTCGTCACGGCCGACCTGTCGTTCATCTCGTTGCGGACCGTCCTGCCGGCGCTCGTCACCGTGGCCCGTCCCGGCGCCGACCTGATCCTGCTGGTGAAGCCCCAGTTCGAGGCGGGACGTCAGGAGGCCGCACGCGGCAGAGGGGTCATCACCGACCCGGTGGTGTGGCGCCGGGTGCTCGGCGAGGTGAAAGGCGCCGTGATCGACCACGGAGCCGTCATCATGGGGGCCATGGTCTCGCCCCTCACCGGCGCCGACGGGAACGTGGAGTTCCTCCTGTGGGCGCGGACGGCCGCGTCCGGGGACGCACCGCGTCCGATCGTCGACCTCGACCTCGACCTCGACGCCGTCGTCGACGAGGCGGTCGCCCGGCGGGAGGACGGCTGAGGTGGCCGTGGTCGCCCTGTTCGTCCACCACGAGCGGGACGAGGCCGCTCGCACCGCGCGCGGCGCCGCGGCCTGGCTCGAGGCACGAGGTCACGAGGTGCGCCTGCCCCGCGACGACGCCGCCATCGTGGGCCTCGACCCCTTCGGGGTCGACGACCGGGCGCTCGCCGACGGGCTCGACCTCGCGGTCAGCCTCGGCGGGGACGGCACCATCCTGCGCACGGTGGACCTGGTGTCCACCGAGGGAGTGCCCGTGCTCGGGGTGCACATCGGCCAGCTCGGTTACCTCACCGAGATCGAGCCGGAGCACCTCGACGCCGCCCTCGAGCGCATCCTGACCGGCGACCACGACGTGCAGGAGCGCATGCTCCTCGACGTCTCGGTCGAGGCGGCGGGATGGCCCGATCACGGCGGCCCCCACCACCTGGCCCTCAACGAGGCGGTACTCGAGAAGACCCCCTCGGGCCACACCGTGCGCCTCGAGGTGTGGGTGAACGGGGAGTTCTTCACCACCTACGCCACCGACGGGCTCATCGTGGCCACCCCGACGGGCTCCACGGCGTACGCATTCTCGGCGCGGGGGCCGATCGTGGCCCCGACCCACCGGTCGCTCCAGCTCACGCCGGTGTCGCCCCACATGCTGTTCGATCGCACCCTCGTGTTGAACCCCGACGACGAGATCCGCCTCGTCGTCTGCGGTCACCGCACCGCGACGTTGTCGGTCGACGGGCGCAACCTCGGCGAGCTCGTGCCGGGTGACGCCGTCGTCTGCACCGGCTCGGAGCACCGGGCCCGCATGGTCACCTTCGGCGAGCGTGACTTCCACGCCATCCTCAAGGCCAAGTTCGGCCTGGAGGACCGTTGACCGCGGTGCT contains:
- a CDS encoding TlyA family RNA methyltransferase, with the translated sequence MVRRGLAPTRRQAQEHIAAGRVTVAGAPADKAARLVAPDEALAVLGPPPRFVGRGGEKVDAALERFPIDVEGRDALDAGASTGGFTDALLQRGARRVVAVDVGHGQLDTRLRDDPRVEVHERTNVRDLRGPDDVGGAVDLVTADLSFISLRTVLPALVTVARPGADLILLVKPQFEAGRQEAARGRGVITDPVVWRRVLGEVKGAVIDHGAVIMGAMVSPLTGADGNVEFLLWARTAASGDAPRPIVDLDLDLDAVVDEAVARREDG
- a CDS encoding 2-oxoacid:acceptor oxidoreductase subunit alpha; translation: MQLTGDRFTSASALFGNDLATLPVFPAEIRAPAGTLAGVSAFQVHISDHPITTPGDAPSVLIAMNPAALRSELHTLEPGGVIIVNTDAFEARNLAKAGYDVSPLDDDSLKGYTVYEVPMTSLTKQACADLDVKPRDAERSKNFFALGVISWMYTRPMEPTLEWIGAKFAGKPNVAAANTAAFKAGHAFGETAELFESTYQVKPASLDPGTYTSITGNTALAWGLVAASRQAELPLFLGSYPITPASDILHELSKHKNFGVRTLQAEDEIAGIGSALGAAFGGHLAVTTTSGPGVALKSETMGLAVSLELPLLIINIQRGGPSTGLPTKTEAADLLMAMFGRHGESPIPIVASKSPADCFDVAIEAARLALKYRTPVMVLSDGYLANSSEPWRLPDVESLPDLRTTFATEPNHVDDEGNPEFWPYLRDPDTLARAWAIPGTPGLMHRIGGIEKQDGTGNISYDPANHERMVELRAAKVAGIANDIPDLVVEGDVDDAELLVLGWGSTWGAIDGAVNRARNGGLKVASAHLTHLNPFPSNLGDVVKRYPRVIIPEMNLGQLSLLIRGQFLVDAKSISKVRGEPFTAGELEQAIREEIAR
- a CDS encoding 2-oxoacid:ferredoxin oxidoreductase subunit beta, producing MSNVEITTKKDWSSDQEVRWCPGCGDYSILTAVQMLMPDLGVARENTVFVSGIGCAARFPYYMNTYGMHSIHGRAPAIATGLAMARPDLDVWVIGGDGDNLSIGGNHLIHALRRNVNITILMFNNQIYGLTKGQYSPTSEIGKVTKSTPFGSLDTPFNPISVALGAEATFVARTHDMDRAHMIETFRRAHDHKGAAFVEIYQNCNVFNDGAFEDITKKDNRESMLIPLVHGEPIRFGPDGSLGVVLSSQGKASIAEVADVGEDAILVHDESRDHPDLAFTLSRLARGPHEPTPIGVFRAVEHPEYGSAVSEQLAAAQAAKGPGDLAALLRSGATWDVA
- a CDS encoding DUF1015 domain-containing protein; its protein translation is MPPTSAPDAPDAPTAGPAFAPFLGVRYDPDRFGPDAVTAPPYDVLSEDDRASFLARDPHNAVRIDLPRPEDGVDAYELASRLWQEWLDEGVLVIDDEPSMYVYAMGFFDESGHPHQTMGVIGALTLSRPGEGGILPHEHTTPKAKSDRLDLLRATHANLSPIWGLSPVSGLTALCEQTAPPDWAWTDDDGVHHRLWQVRQPGVLQAISEAVSSAPVLIADGHHRFETSLAYREERRETDGPGGNYDATLAYVVELADEQLTVLPIHRLLAALPDDLDLPAALSPWFDVFEAGAGDDATLPAQMVDAGALCLVTAEGRWLLRPRPEAMEGARDLDSSRLDVALAGLPAHELSYQHGVGNVVAAVESGQASAGVLLRPATVEQITQIAHGGERMPPKTTFFHPKPRTGMVFRSLD
- a CDS encoding HAD-IIA family hydrolase; amino-acid sequence: MAWVLDLDGVVWLDDQPLPGAADAVARLRSAGERVVFVTNNSSVRVGDQEAKLAGQGIAAQGDVVTSAMVAVGQVEAGERVFLCAGPGVEEAVLARGAVPVRDGDADAVIVGFHRDFDYDEMDRASRAVRRGARLIGTNDDATYPTPEGLVPGNGSILAAVATASGVVPTVTGKPYPPMAEYVRALVGPVGVAVGDRPDTDGRFARALGFEWVLVLSGVTRGVDLPVDPVPDLVFADLAAAVDATLAAEPSAPAGR
- a CDS encoding inorganic diphosphatase codes for the protein MEIEVVIEIPQGSRNKYEANHETGEIWLDRHLFTAARYPVDYGFFPRTLSEDGDPLDALVLLDESTFPGCHVLARPLGVFWMRDDAGPDAKVLCAPAGDPRWDAIVDLDDLRPELLAEISQFFEIYKVLEPKKYAEVRGWEGRAAAEAEIAASQRRHEEHAGH
- a CDS encoding NAD(+)/NADH kinase, which produces MAVVALFVHHERDEAARTARGAAAWLEARGHEVRLPRDDAAIVGLDPFGVDDRALADGLDLAVSLGGDGTILRTVDLVSTEGVPVLGVHIGQLGYLTEIEPEHLDAALERILTGDHDVQERMLLDVSVEAAGWPDHGGPHHLALNEAVLEKTPSGHTVRLEVWVNGEFFTTYATDGLIVATPTGSTAYAFSARGPIVAPTHRSLQLTPVSPHMLFDRTLVLNPDDEIRLVVCGHRTATLSVDGRNLGELVPGDAVVCTGSEHRARMVTFGERDFHAILKAKFGLEDR